A single window of Archangium gephyra DNA harbors:
- a CDS encoding cyclic nucleotide-binding domain-containing protein: MPRIASSEVIVPKSLTPEERGRLTDSLYEVHRQIFEGVERESFAKYVVESKAEHTWINLHKNEEGEVVGYFALHIFDKEFGGVPTSVFRAEAGSLRAYRGTNASTRFGLKMILNYVLKNPGRRVFYLGSLVHPSSYSLLASYFKEVWPRHQTVVPPELLAFMDELATEFGLERVDPANPLVRHVGWRTRETEMEREYWLHCDKPASRFFVETNPGYVEGHGLVTVVPLTAANLANMLRTMGQRKLRQPIQATAALMQKTSVGARVLRPEVIRQLRRVPLFSHFEEDTLRELAQRSEIITLPGGRYVFHRGDASDEMYLLASGAVYVLAEGGEREKVVDELGSGSLFGEIAMLAGERRSATIRTATSSMLVRIPRSALLPLMEANASLRQGVWRKFAERRFDDLVRELDRYGHLGRKGRLSWVQRGEHRDLVAQETLSLEAGTHAFVLSGVLEVEHEGLWVTARGSMLLEVERPLRVRAHEATRLVLLPRDTAPEPRRTAG, encoded by the coding sequence ATGCCCCGGATCGCCAGCAGCGAGGTCATCGTCCCCAAGTCCCTGACCCCCGAGGAGCGCGGCAGGCTCACCGACTCGCTCTACGAGGTGCACCGGCAGATCTTCGAGGGCGTGGAGCGGGAGTCCTTCGCGAAGTACGTGGTCGAGTCGAAGGCCGAGCACACGTGGATCAACCTCCACAAGAACGAGGAGGGGGAGGTCGTCGGGTACTTCGCCCTGCACATCTTCGACAAGGAATTCGGTGGCGTGCCCACGTCCGTCTTCCGCGCGGAGGCGGGCTCGCTGCGGGCCTACCGTGGCACCAATGCCAGCACGCGCTTCGGGCTGAAGATGATCCTGAACTACGTGCTGAAGAACCCGGGCCGGCGGGTGTTCTACCTGGGCTCGCTGGTGCACCCTTCCAGCTATTCGCTGCTCGCCAGTTACTTCAAGGAGGTGTGGCCGCGGCACCAGACGGTGGTGCCGCCGGAGCTGCTGGCCTTCATGGACGAGCTGGCCACGGAGTTCGGTCTGGAGCGGGTGGATCCGGCCAATCCCCTGGTGCGGCACGTGGGCTGGCGCACGCGCGAGACGGAGATGGAGCGCGAGTACTGGCTGCATTGCGACAAGCCCGCCTCGCGCTTCTTCGTCGAGACCAACCCGGGCTACGTCGAGGGACATGGCCTGGTGACGGTGGTGCCCCTCACCGCGGCCAACCTCGCGAACATGCTCCGCACCATGGGGCAGCGCAAGCTGCGCCAGCCCATCCAGGCCACGGCGGCGCTGATGCAGAAGACGTCCGTCGGCGCCCGCGTGCTGCGCCCCGAGGTGATCCGGCAGCTGCGCCGGGTGCCGCTCTTCTCCCACTTCGAGGAGGACACGCTGCGCGAGCTGGCCCAGCGCTCGGAGATCATCACGCTTCCGGGCGGCAGGTACGTCTTCCACCGGGGAGACGCCAGCGATGAGATGTACCTGCTCGCCAGCGGCGCGGTCTACGTGTTGGCCGAGGGCGGCGAGCGCGAGAAGGTGGTGGACGAGCTCGGCAGCGGCTCGCTGTTCGGGGAGATCGCCATGCTCGCGGGGGAGCGGCGCTCGGCCACCATCCGCACGGCCACCTCCTCGATGCTGGTGCGCATTCCGCGCTCGGCGCTGCTGCCGTTGATGGAGGCCAACGCGAGTCTCCGGCAGGGCGTGTGGCGGAAGTTCGCCGAGCGGCGCTTCGATGACCTGGTGCGCGAGCTGGACCGCTACGGGCACCTGGGGCGCAAGGGCCGGCTGTCCTGGGTGCAGCGCGGAGAGCACCGCGACCTGGTGGCGCAGGAGACGCTCTCGCTGGAGGCGGGCACCCACGCGTTCGTGCTGTCGGGAGTGCTGGAGGTCGAGCACGAGGGCCTGTGGGTGACGGCGCGTGGCTCGATGCTCCTGGAGGTGGAGAGGCCGCTGCGCGTCCGGGCCCATGAGGCCACGCGGCTCGTCCTGCTGCCACGCGACACGGCGCCGGAGCCGCGGCGGACGGCGGGGTAG
- a CDS encoding ARPP-2 domain-containing protein gives MAHTETKRILPTGLRLAPSQVWGSIRLVPVLRDEVRGDLRFARRTYDDDLTLVSLKGGLMEPGLKYISYVPHGLVMGWDDRSRSAGAIFGTQLHKPEGKALKVGPFTVRVLHRMAHREDKNRLRLLPLHLAMEGFLALHFGGPEVAWTEYSQEAVSRGLDPRSEWSVPGWSSTAFDEALRIFEIHEQQVGVLIFHADLLLSAFIVSHPEDYRALHRALLEDFYGDLLLQYGFLGDVPPLSLSIEDRRVSSLGDLRAAVARMREDWGAFQGFMAGGVFGVEVSASTVYEAGPFHLQRFVTSLSPSEENHLGEVIVRGDGTLEYLKTYRLSAAQTRRAYLLKQLSQADWNLERAAVNLKTTRNDLMLRLSNAGFGYLLKESVLQAALRQHQGRR, from the coding sequence ATGGCCCACACGGAGACGAAGCGCATCCTGCCCACGGGCCTGCGGCTGGCGCCCTCGCAGGTATGGGGCAGCATCCGCCTGGTGCCGGTGCTGCGGGACGAGGTGCGGGGAGACCTGCGCTTCGCCCGGCGGACGTACGATGACGATCTCACCCTCGTCTCGTTGAAGGGCGGGCTGATGGAGCCCGGGCTCAAGTACATCTCCTACGTGCCGCACGGGCTGGTGATGGGGTGGGACGACCGGAGCCGGAGCGCGGGCGCCATCTTCGGAACGCAGCTCCACAAGCCCGAGGGCAAGGCACTGAAGGTGGGCCCCTTCACCGTCCGCGTGTTGCACCGCATGGCGCACCGCGAGGACAAGAACCGGCTGCGGCTGTTGCCCCTGCACCTCGCGATGGAGGGCTTCCTCGCCCTGCACTTCGGTGGGCCGGAGGTGGCGTGGACCGAGTACTCGCAGGAGGCCGTGTCCCGGGGGTTGGATCCCCGGAGCGAGTGGTCCGTGCCGGGCTGGTCGAGCACGGCCTTCGACGAGGCCCTGCGCATCTTCGAGATCCACGAGCAGCAGGTGGGCGTGCTCATCTTCCACGCGGACCTGCTGCTGTCCGCCTTCATCGTCTCGCACCCCGAGGACTACCGGGCGCTGCACCGGGCGCTGCTGGAGGACTTCTACGGAGACCTGCTCCTCCAGTACGGCTTCCTCGGGGACGTGCCGCCCCTGTCGCTGTCCATCGAGGACCGGCGCGTCTCCTCGCTCGGGGACCTGCGGGCCGCCGTCGCGCGGATGCGCGAGGACTGGGGCGCGTTCCAGGGCTTCATGGCCGGAGGCGTCTTCGGCGTGGAGGTCTCGGCGAGCACCGTCTACGAGGCGGGGCCCTTCCACCTCCAGCGCTTCGTCACCAGCCTGTCGCCCTCCGAGGAGAACCACCTCGGCGAGGTCATCGTGCGCGGGGACGGGACGCTCGAGTACCTCAAGACGTACCGCCTGTCGGCGGCGCAGACGCGGCGGGCCTACCTGCTCAAGCAGCTCTCGCAGGCGGACTGGAACCTGGAGCGCGCGGCGGTGAATCTGAAGACCACCCGGAATGATTTGATGCTGCGCCTGAGCAACGCGGGCTTCGGCTACCTGCTCAAGGAGTCCGTGCTCCAGGCGGCCCTGCGGCAGCACCAGGGCCGGCGCTAG